From the genome of Sulfitobacter sp. DSM 110093, one region includes:
- the accD gene encoding acetyl-CoA carboxylase, carboxyltransferase subunit beta translates to MNWITNYVRPRINSIFSRRETPDNLWTKCNECGTMLFHRELSDNLNVCTNCGHHMHISPRERFKALFDGGIFTEVKVPAPTPDPLHFKDQKRYPDRMKAAQKQTGEHEAMLVVTGEMGRTPIVACAQDFSFMGGSMGMYVGNAIIAAAEEAVKLKRPLVLFSAAGGARMQEGILSLMQMPRTTVAVQMLKEAGLPYIVVLTHPTTGGVTASYAMLGDVHIAEPNALICFAGPRVIEQTIREKLPEGFQRAEYLLDHGMLDRVTKRTEMRDELITITRMLMGLTPAVRGDLPAPEEVEVAEAAAAVQASADLPAETPKKK, encoded by the coding sequence ATGAACTGGATCACAAACTACGTCCGCCCGCGAATCAACTCGATCTTCTCGCGCCGCGAGACGCCGGACAATCTGTGGACCAAGTGTAATGAATGCGGCACCATGCTGTTTCACCGCGAGCTGTCGGACAATTTGAATGTCTGCACCAACTGCGGCCACCACATGCACATCAGCCCGCGCGAACGGTTCAAAGCGCTGTTCGACGGCGGTATCTTTACCGAAGTGAAAGTGCCTGCGCCGACGCCTGATCCGCTGCATTTCAAAGACCAGAAGCGCTATCCCGACCGGATGAAAGCCGCGCAAAAGCAGACGGGTGAGCATGAAGCCATGCTGGTCGTCACAGGCGAAATGGGCCGCACGCCGATTGTTGCCTGTGCGCAGGATTTCTCCTTCATGGGCGGTTCCATGGGCATGTATGTCGGCAATGCGATTATCGCCGCTGCCGAAGAGGCCGTGAAGCTGAAACGCCCGCTCGTGCTGTTCTCCGCCGCCGGTGGCGCGCGGATGCAAGAAGGTATCCTCAGCCTGATGCAGATGCCGCGCACCACGGTTGCTGTGCAGATGCTGAAAGAGGCCGGGCTGCCTTATATCGTCGTGTTGACCCATCCGACCACGGGCGGCGTCACCGCGTCTTATGCGATGCTGGGCGACGTACATATCGCGGAGCCGAACGCGCTGATCTGTTTCGCCGGCCCGCGCGTCATCGAACAAACGATCCGCGAAAAGCTGCCCGAGGGTTTCCAGCGGGCCGAATACCTGCTTGACCACGGGATGCTTGACCGGGTGACCAAGCGGACGGAAATGCGCGATGAGTTAATTACCATCACGCGGATGTTGATGGGGCTGACGCCTGCGGTGCGGGGCGATCTGCCCGCCCCTGAAGAGGTCGAAGTGGCCGAGGCCGCTGCCGCCGTTCAGGCCAGTGCCGATCTGCCCGCCGAAACGCCCAAAAAGAAATGA